In Gimesia benthica, a single window of DNA contains:
- a CDS encoding DUF1501 domain-containing protein, with translation MRSPLTEFQLQENRRQFFGRASTGIGVAALSSLLNRDLHSSEATSGSARVGGLPGIPHFAPKAKRVIYLLQSGAPSQVDLLDHKPSLDKLHMTELPDSVRKGQRLTGMTAGQKKFPVVKSPWKFQQHGESGTWISELLPHMGKVADDICVINSMHTEAINHDPAITFFQSGHQQPGRPSIGAWLSYGLGSETENLPSFVVLLSKNSFHQAQPLYDRLWGSGFLSSKYQGVKFRSQGDPVLYLNDPAGSSDSQRRVLLDRLAKLNQFRAEEIGDPEINTRIAQYEMAYRMQTSVPELADISDESSSTLELYGDDVKEPGTHAANCLLARRLAERGVRFIQVFHRGWDHHSNVQKHLPTLTRQTDQGSAALIADLKQRGMLDETLVIWGGEFGRTVYSQGNPQSFGRDHHPRCFSIWMAGGGIKPGITYGQTDDYGYNITENPVHVHDFHATILHCLGIHHEQLTYRFQGRDYRLTDVHGNVIHDILT, from the coding sequence ATGCGCTCACCCTTGACTGAGTTCCAACTGCAGGAGAACCGGCGGCAGTTTTTCGGACGCGCCAGTACCGGCATCGGCGTGGCTGCCCTTTCGTCATTACTCAATCGGGACCTGCATTCCAGCGAGGCAACCAGCGGTTCTGCACGGGTTGGCGGCCTCCCGGGGATCCCTCACTTCGCTCCTAAAGCCAAGCGAGTGATCTATCTGCTCCAGTCAGGAGCACCTTCGCAAGTCGACTTGCTCGATCATAAACCGTCCCTCGATAAACTGCATATGACCGAACTACCTGACAGTGTTCGCAAAGGACAGCGACTGACAGGCATGACAGCCGGCCAGAAAAAGTTCCCTGTCGTCAAATCGCCCTGGAAATTCCAGCAGCACGGTGAGTCCGGTACATGGATCAGTGAGCTGTTACCGCATATGGGAAAAGTCGCCGATGATATCTGCGTGATTAACTCCATGCACACAGAGGCAATCAACCATGATCCTGCCATCACGTTCTTTCAGTCAGGACATCAGCAACCGGGACGACCGAGTATCGGCGCCTGGCTCAGTTATGGACTGGGAAGCGAAACAGAAAACCTGCCCTCATTTGTCGTGCTGCTCAGCAAAAACTCGTTTCACCAGGCCCAACCGCTTTATGACCGCCTGTGGGGCAGCGGCTTTTTATCCTCGAAATACCAGGGAGTCAAATTTCGTAGCCAGGGTGACCCGGTACTTTACCTGAATGACCCGGCCGGCAGCAGTGACTCACAAAGACGCGTGTTACTGGATCGACTGGCAAAACTCAATCAGTTCCGCGCTGAGGAAATTGGTGACCCGGAGATTAATACACGCATTGCACAATATGAAATGGCTTATCGCATGCAGACCTCGGTTCCTGAACTGGCCGATATCTCGGATGAGTCCTCCAGTACCCTCGAACTCTATGGTGACGATGTCAAGGAACCGGGAACGCATGCGGCTAACTGTCTTCTCGCACGGAGACTGGCTGAACGCGGCGTTCGCTTCATTCAGGTGTTTCACCGTGGCTGGGACCACCATAGTAATGTCCAGAAGCACTTACCGACCCTGACCAGGCAGACCGACCAGGGGTCAGCAGCGTTGATTGCGGATTTAAAACAGCGCGGGATGCTGGACGAAACACTGGTAATCTGGGGTGGCGAATTTGGTCGGACAGTCTATTCGCAAGGGAATCCCCAATCGTTTGGCCGGGATCATCACCCGCGCTGCTTTTCGATCTGGATGGCCGGCGGAGGGATTAAACCTGGAATCACTTACGGGCAAACCGACGATTACGGCTATAACATCACCGAAAACCCGGTGCATGTACATGACTTCCACGCCACAATCCTGCATTGCCTGGGCATCCACCACGAACAGCTGACCTATCGCTTCCAGGGACGAGATTATCGTCTGACGGACGTGCACGGAAATGTCATCCATGACATCCTTACATGA
- a CDS encoding sialidase family protein, with protein MTFRVCLLLLLALVDQTPAAEPPVMLLQEESVHDSGAAGGARTAFAIMRLPDGSFAFYDRYSPEEGPLSLPDTEGKQHILLPHLPQEVLSSETIINSGVLDNTQVVLSQDGQVKSIRVQQEGLDRETAKKVGLPRYLNTWIHRAGPVYVKQPLLTWRGYNGSLMEYQELGNGRLVVPHGSLIPHAKAVPPTGRHETVIQYSDDGGDSWKLSKSKLTSPCYAGFNGSNEGACEPALEELSDGRIWMLMRTTAGFLYESFSSDSGTTWRPARASRFNTSTGPPNIMRHRNGWLVVCWNNCEMPPRADGAGVYGGRDALHIAVSEDEGKTWRGFREIYLDHRRNDNPAKNGDRGTAYPLAAYTNDGRLVVLAGQGKGGRNPILIDPAWIVDTRARTDFSEGLKQWSAYTQHGPAKRWWRARDPGAVLIEHPDSKTRNCLHVRKQPDLPADGATWNFPNGWKGTLQTRIKLRSGSQGSMITLNDRMFDPSNDLGEELAVFRVELSDLDLTADEWITLSFEWDLSARTCSLKVDDRKPIELPLRHPTLNGLSYVRFRSTAEQTDLEGLLVEQVEVTVTDPFAPACSVHEQMAHEQRYVKQVVPGWDQQ; from the coding sequence ATGACTTTCCGTGTTTGTTTACTGCTGCTGCTTGCTCTGGTTGATCAGACTCCAGCTGCAGAACCGCCGGTCATGCTCCTCCAGGAAGAAAGTGTACACGATTCCGGAGCGGCCGGAGGAGCGAGAACGGCATTTGCCATCATGCGTCTGCCAGACGGTAGTTTCGCATTTTATGATCGTTACTCTCCGGAAGAAGGACCGCTTTCACTACCTGATACCGAGGGAAAACAGCACATACTTTTACCTCACTTGCCCCAGGAAGTCCTGTCGAGTGAGACAATCATCAACAGCGGTGTGCTCGATAACACGCAGGTCGTTCTGTCGCAGGATGGTCAGGTGAAAAGTATTCGCGTCCAGCAAGAGGGACTGGACAGGGAAACCGCGAAAAAAGTGGGACTCCCGCGTTACCTGAATACCTGGATCCATCGCGCCGGGCCTGTATATGTAAAGCAACCACTTTTGACCTGGCGAGGTTACAACGGGTCTCTGATGGAGTATCAGGAACTCGGGAATGGCCGATTGGTTGTTCCACATGGGAGTCTGATTCCTCATGCAAAGGCAGTGCCTCCAACAGGACGGCACGAGACGGTGATTCAGTATTCTGATGATGGGGGTGACAGCTGGAAGTTGAGCAAGAGTAAGCTGACTTCGCCCTGTTATGCGGGGTTTAACGGATCGAACGAAGGGGCTTGCGAACCGGCTTTGGAAGAACTCTCTGACGGAAGAATCTGGATGCTGATGCGCACGACGGCGGGCTTTCTTTACGAATCGTTTTCTTCCGACAGCGGCACCACCTGGAGACCAGCCCGGGCAAGCCGATTCAATACCTCCACAGGACCACCAAATATCATGCGTCATCGGAACGGATGGCTGGTGGTCTGCTGGAATAACTGCGAGATGCCACCGCGGGCTGATGGAGCAGGCGTGTATGGAGGTCGTGATGCGCTGCACATCGCGGTGTCCGAGGATGAAGGCAAGACCTGGCGCGGATTTCGGGAGATTTATCTGGATCATCGGCGGAATGATAATCCTGCAAAAAATGGGGATCGTGGTACGGCTTATCCACTTGCCGCCTATACGAATGATGGTCGGCTCGTGGTTTTAGCAGGTCAGGGAAAAGGGGGACGCAATCCCATTCTGATCGACCCCGCCTGGATCGTAGATACCCGGGCGCGTACCGATTTTTCAGAAGGCTTAAAACAGTGGTCGGCCTATACTCAGCATGGTCCTGCTAAACGCTGGTGGCGGGCACGCGACCCCGGGGCAGTACTGATTGAGCACCCGGATAGTAAAACCAGAAACTGCCTGCATGTTCGTAAACAGCCTGATCTCCCTGCGGATGGTGCGACCTGGAACTTTCCAAACGGCTGGAAAGGCACATTGCAGACACGTATCAAACTACGCTCCGGTTCCCAGGGATCAATGATTACTTTGAATGATCGTATGTTTGATCCGTCAAATGACCTCGGTGAAGAACTGGCCGTGTTTCGAGTCGAGCTGAGTGACCTGGATTTGACGGCAGATGAGTGGATTACTCTAAGTTTTGAGTGGGATCTTTCCGCCCGGACCTGCTCCTTGAAAGTTGATGACAGAAAGCCCATCGAACTGCCGCTGCGTCATCCTACATTGAACGGTTTGTCATATGTTCGCTTCAGGTCGACCGCGGAGCAAACCGACTTAGAGGGTTTACTGGTGGAACAAGTCGAAGTAACTGTCACAGATCCATTTGCACCTGCCTGCAGTGTGCACGAACAAATGGCACACGAGCAGCGATATGTGAAACAGGTGGTTCCTGGTTGGGATCAACAGTAG
- a CDS encoding PVC-type heme-binding CxxCH protein, whose product MNFRLILLLLLSIRIELLAGDDLPIVPEGFVVDVVAREPLVSNPCVLAFDRWGRICVAQGPQWRGPTPDTPGDRVDILTDTNGDGISDQRKTFAEGFNSIQGLAWHGDDLWVANAPDLTVVRDTDNDDEADLYIRVYTGLGNLEHSLHGLNFGPDRKLYMSKGNSKGYNRLDQLAPKVFRELWGLPSPEGAPDYTPVEYFTKQTYRRQYHTPQDDWGQQGGILRCDPYQDGKPSGKGLEIVSRGFRNPWDITFDDGFHWLGTDNDQTQGDKIFAPFYGAHLGWGHPWSFHWTGAGHLPTVPASAPLFEGSGAGVIHYHADQFPEEYQGVFFINDWMRREVYTFRPRWDGALMKCEGDFPPVFAHAEGGRSLPASSGRIFEPTDIEVGPGGTIYILSWGHAYGATIKDGKQVDAGRVYRIRYADNPLKDWQHDLRRKPQGQWTLDQLFQDLASDVPAWRVNAQSELLRRGEPAQKYLFSRLNQGELSTASETWALWTLGASTPEVSIDQYLSGILADSEATRNARIQALRILAHRIRQFEQCRTLPDAVLPFLTSEDAGLRHAAVQAIWQAEQKEWIHDLLQVAADETDRVVFFSTWNTLRGLASLQERTKWLEDPRAGVRLATLLGLFHDGSINGAAALAFRNDEDSRIVKLVNDWLEKTGQATPLVQFDPPPGEYSRTVNVKVQSTIAGAFLTYTLDGSLPTHTSRRVEGPIPIDHTSRLRVAVNRGNNGSSQIVTAEYEIRHVPAYRHREFVSEVQTPSGRYYELDWTGLDVGKRHYTDRNYYITQVPDELDGLPFLRTANGDDRSTGAEWLSLVTTEDCDLIVGTDLRNPDELEWMKVGQPGGFEDTGLKLTTTDPVFRLYRKHFPAGRVVLGGNTNQPKTDSGRGNYLVIFQRQILSPADNSQTATSDQVLSQMQTADPERGRELFLHPQGAGCFKCHRMEGVGGVLAPDLSDIGSRAREPGVLIESILEPSKVITEGFALQQIVTVEGRVISGAVLEETQQSLKLVGTDGVIQTIAVAEIEERIGTRVSPMPNGFGKMLNAQQIADIVAWLLTQRKVGDREGFSFREHNDRLEIFFKSQQIATYLKQHPRLTRRALVNLRTPGGIQVTRNFPPRRPEDIDPGYQAEDGIIHPVMHPGLWIGFGDVNGNDYWRLQAQVQFNGYVEPPAGSRGTGSFAVSNLFLSEDKLDVVCNEITRYRFERTPDGLILRIDAEYQSDKHDFYFGDQEESGLAVRIASPLRVQGGSGTILNDRGERNGAQVWGKEARWFDYMGTVQGREVGVMVLPDPGNPRPSWLHARDYGVVVFNPFPKQPRERREPYVKTPIKRGETFHLSYAILIHDRPAGQPLDHGQAAKLLLQSFK is encoded by the coding sequence ATGAACTTTCGCCTGATTCTGTTATTGCTGTTATCCATAAGAATCGAGTTGCTGGCCGGCGATGATTTACCGATTGTTCCTGAAGGCTTCGTGGTCGATGTTGTAGCCCGAGAGCCGCTGGTCAGTAATCCGTGTGTGCTGGCATTTGACCGCTGGGGGAGAATCTGTGTCGCCCAGGGACCTCAGTGGCGCGGTCCCACACCTGACACTCCCGGTGATCGCGTCGATATTCTCACTGATACTAACGGCGATGGGATCAGTGACCAGCGCAAGACGTTTGCTGAAGGGTTTAATTCCATCCAGGGGCTGGCCTGGCACGGTGATGATCTCTGGGTGGCCAATGCGCCTGACCTGACTGTTGTTCGTGATACTGATAACGACGATGAAGCTGACTTATATATTCGCGTCTATACAGGTCTGGGAAATCTGGAACACTCACTGCATGGATTGAACTTCGGTCCTGATCGTAAATTGTATATGTCGAAGGGGAATTCGAAAGGTTATAACCGGTTGGATCAGCTCGCTCCTAAAGTGTTTCGGGAACTCTGGGGACTACCTTCTCCAGAGGGGGCTCCAGACTACACACCAGTCGAATATTTCACAAAACAGACCTATCGACGCCAATATCACACACCTCAGGATGACTGGGGGCAGCAGGGGGGAATTCTGCGTTGTGATCCCTACCAGGATGGGAAACCGTCCGGCAAAGGCCTGGAAATCGTTTCCCGGGGATTCCGCAACCCCTGGGATATTACCTTTGATGATGGTTTTCACTGGCTGGGAACCGACAATGATCAGACGCAGGGAGATAAGATCTTTGCGCCGTTCTATGGAGCGCACCTGGGGTGGGGGCACCCCTGGAGTTTCCACTGGACGGGAGCAGGGCATCTACCTACGGTCCCTGCCAGTGCTCCGCTGTTTGAAGGATCAGGGGCCGGTGTGATTCATTATCATGCGGACCAGTTTCCCGAAGAGTATCAGGGGGTCTTCTTCATCAATGACTGGATGCGTCGGGAAGTGTATACGTTCCGCCCGCGGTGGGATGGAGCACTGATGAAGTGCGAGGGAGACTTTCCGCCGGTATTTGCGCATGCAGAGGGAGGCCGGTCTTTACCAGCGAGTTCCGGTCGGATATTTGAGCCGACTGATATAGAAGTCGGCCCTGGTGGAACGATATACATTCTGAGCTGGGGACATGCTTACGGAGCTACGATTAAAGATGGTAAACAGGTGGATGCAGGGCGTGTCTATCGCATCCGCTATGCCGATAATCCTCTCAAAGACTGGCAACACGACCTGCGCCGTAAACCACAGGGACAATGGACGCTCGATCAATTGTTTCAGGACCTGGCCAGTGACGTTCCCGCCTGGCGCGTGAATGCACAAAGTGAACTGCTCAGACGAGGTGAGCCTGCTCAGAAATATTTATTCTCCAGGTTGAACCAGGGAGAGCTGAGCACTGCCAGTGAGACCTGGGCACTGTGGACTCTCGGAGCAAGTACACCTGAAGTCAGTATCGATCAATATCTGTCAGGAATTCTTGCTGATTCGGAAGCGACCCGCAATGCCCGAATTCAGGCCTTGCGTATCCTGGCCCATCGCATTCGACAGTTTGAACAATGTAGGACTCTGCCTGATGCGGTACTTCCCTTCTTGACCAGCGAAGATGCAGGGCTGCGACATGCAGCAGTACAGGCGATCTGGCAGGCCGAACAAAAAGAGTGGATCCATGATTTACTGCAGGTGGCTGCTGATGAAACAGATCGGGTCGTCTTTTTCTCAACCTGGAATACACTCCGCGGGCTGGCGTCCCTGCAGGAGCGAACAAAGTGGCTGGAGGATCCTCGCGCGGGGGTTCGACTCGCAACATTGTTGGGATTGTTTCATGACGGCTCCATCAACGGCGCTGCAGCACTCGCGTTCCGAAATGATGAGGATTCTCGTATTGTCAAACTGGTTAACGACTGGCTGGAAAAGACGGGGCAGGCGACTCCGCTGGTGCAATTCGATCCACCTCCCGGAGAGTATTCCCGAACCGTCAACGTGAAAGTCCAATCCACGATTGCAGGGGCATTCCTTACCTACACCCTCGATGGATCTCTGCCAACTCACACATCGCGACGCGTTGAGGGGCCGATACCAATTGACCACACGAGCCGGCTGCGCGTGGCCGTCAATCGGGGAAATAATGGCAGCAGTCAGATTGTGACTGCTGAATATGAGATTCGACACGTACCCGCCTATCGGCACCGTGAATTCGTCTCTGAGGTTCAGACTCCCAGCGGTCGTTATTATGAACTGGACTGGACTGGACTCGATGTCGGTAAGCGGCATTATACGGATCGGAATTACTATATCACTCAGGTCCCCGATGAACTGGACGGATTACCGTTTCTGAGAACTGCCAATGGAGACGATCGCTCAACGGGAGCAGAATGGCTGTCGCTGGTCACAACCGAAGACTGCGATCTCATCGTGGGAACCGATCTGCGAAACCCCGATGAGCTGGAATGGATGAAGGTCGGACAGCCGGGAGGATTTGAAGATACGGGCCTGAAACTGACAACGACGGATCCTGTTTTTCGATTGTATCGCAAACATTTTCCGGCAGGTCGGGTTGTGCTCGGCGGAAATACGAATCAACCGAAGACCGATTCTGGTCGCGGGAACTATCTCGTCATTTTTCAGCGTCAGATTTTATCGCCAGCGGATAACTCGCAGACAGCAACGAGCGACCAGGTGCTCTCCCAGATGCAAACCGCAGATCCAGAACGGGGACGGGAGCTGTTCCTGCATCCCCAGGGGGCCGGATGTTTCAAATGTCACCGGATGGAGGGGGTCGGCGGTGTGCTCGCCCCCGATCTGTCCGACATCGGTAGCCGCGCCCGGGAACCAGGCGTGCTGATTGAATCCATCCTCGAACCGAGCAAGGTCATTACTGAAGGATTCGCCCTGCAACAGATTGTGACCGTAGAGGGCAGGGTGATTTCGGGGGCCGTCCTGGAGGAAACCCAACAGTCTCTGAAACTGGTTGGCACGGATGGTGTCATTCAAACGATTGCTGTTGCTGAAATTGAAGAACGGATCGGAACCAGGGTTTCACCGATGCCGAATGGGTTCGGTAAGATGTTGAATGCTCAGCAGATCGCTGACATTGTGGCCTGGCTGTTGACGCAGAGAAAGGTTGGCGATCGTGAGGGATTTTCATTTCGAGAGCACAACGACCGGCTTGAAATATTTTTCAAATCACAGCAGATCGCGACCTACCTCAAGCAGCATCCGCGGTTGACGCGTCGGGCACTTGTAAACCTTAGGACGCCTGGGGGAATTCAGGTTACGCGCAATTTTCCACCGCGCAGGCCTGAAGACATCGACCCCGGTTACCAGGCGGAAGATGGAATCATTCATCCGGTCATGCACCCGGGACTGTGGATTGGTTTCGGTGATGTGAATGGCAATGATTACTGGCGCCTGCAGGCTCAGGTTCAATTTAATGGGTATGTCGAACCTCCCGCTGGAAGCCGGGGCACCGGCAGCTTTGCAGTGAGTAATCTGTTTCTGAGCGAGGACAAACTGGATGTCGTATGTAACGAGATCACACGTTACCGTTTTGAACGAACTCCTGACGGATTGATCCTGAGGATTGATGCCGAGTATCAATCTGATAAGCATGATTTCTATTTTGGTGACCAGGAAGAATCAGGGCTGGCTGTTCGCATCGCCTCTCCCTTACGGGTGCAGGGCGGGAGTGGCACAATTCTTAATGATCGGGGTGAAAGGAATGGGGCACAGGTCTGGGGAAAGGAGGCTCGGTGGTTTGATTATATGGGGACGGTGCAGGGACGCGAGGTCGGAGTGATGGTACTACCCGACCCTGGTAACCCCCGGCCATCGTGGCTGCACGCCCGCGACTACGGTGTGGTTGTCTTCAATCCCTTTCCGAAGCAGCCCCGGGAACGCCGCGAACCTTATGTGAAGACCCCGATTAAACGAGGAGAAACATTTCATCTGTCCTACGCGATCCTGATTCACGATCGACCTGCGGGGCAGCCTCTTGACCATGGTCAGGCAGCAAAACTGCTACTGCAATCCTTCAAGTAA
- a CDS encoding LacI family DNA-binding transcriptional regulator produces MIFLNLDLSMSATVKDVARLAAVSVGTVSRVLSGVPNVSAETAQRVRDAVEELGYSPLRKRKSVAEGRELLRQQIAVLLLGMDRSLANLPSVASGIHGVESSLSRAGANVLLWDLPYLDKLPDTLASQKLHGLLVKAALQGNILEKADETLIDRLRQLPTVWFLGRPRGIDWGDVVESNDVEVGRLAAEYLISRGHRRVALLDPKPDHVTLGQRSASFTWHIAQHGGKVERVAGKKSHWSLPLQTVNDTNQVEHLLDKVLKLRSKPTALFCPADSIAALVYRCCSRRGLQIGKDLSLISCNNELPLLQGLYPEVTTVDICAEQIGQQAVEQLIWRLQHPSSPCITVSVQPRLVEGMSVADLMRKK; encoded by the coding sequence ATGATTTTTTTGAATCTGGATTTATCGATGTCAGCAACAGTCAAGGATGTCGCGAGGTTAGCAGCTGTTTCCGTGGGCACGGTCAGTCGAGTGCTCAGCGGTGTGCCCAATGTATCTGCCGAGACAGCACAACGAGTTAGAGACGCTGTAGAAGAACTGGGGTACTCACCTTTACGCAAGCGAAAATCGGTGGCGGAAGGACGGGAGTTATTGCGACAGCAAATCGCTGTTCTTCTGCTGGGAATGGATCGGTCGCTGGCAAATCTCCCTTCGGTGGCCAGTGGCATACATGGTGTTGAGTCGTCGCTTTCCCGGGCTGGCGCTAATGTGCTTTTATGGGACTTGCCTTATCTGGACAAGTTGCCTGATACCCTCGCCTCACAAAAACTGCATGGCCTGCTGGTCAAAGCTGCGCTGCAGGGAAATATACTTGAAAAGGCGGATGAAACTCTCATCGATCGCTTAAGACAGCTTCCTACGGTCTGGTTTCTTGGTCGTCCCCGTGGCATTGACTGGGGGGATGTTGTGGAATCGAACGATGTCGAAGTAGGCCGTCTGGCTGCCGAGTATCTCATTTCCAGGGGCCATAGACGTGTTGCTCTTTTAGACCCCAAACCGGATCACGTCACACTGGGTCAACGCAGCGCCAGTTTCACATGGCATATCGCTCAACACGGTGGCAAAGTCGAGAGAGTCGCAGGGAAGAAATCGCATTGGTCACTGCCACTGCAGACTGTTAATGACACCAATCAGGTCGAACACCTGTTAGATAAAGTATTGAAACTAAGGAGTAAACCGACGGCTCTCTTCTGCCCGGCAGACAGTATTGCGGCACTGGTATACCGTTGCTGTAGCCGGCGCGGTCTTCAGATCGGTAAAGATCTCAGCTTGATTTCTTGTAATAACGAATTGCCTTTGCTGCAGGGACTATATCCGGAAGTCACCACTGTTGATATTTGTGCCGAGCAAATCGGCCAACAGGCAGTTGAGCAATTGATCTGGAGACTTCAACATCCCAGCTCTCCCTGCATCACGGTGTCTGTACAACCACGCTTGGTGGAGGGGATGTCAGTTGCTGACTTGATGAGGAAAAAATAA